The Natator depressus isolate rNatDep1 chromosome 11, rNatDep2.hap1, whole genome shotgun sequence genome includes a window with the following:
- the MSTN gene encoding growth/differentiation factor 8, translating into MQKLQICVYIYLFMLIILGPVALNDSSQPKENGEKDELCIACTWRQNTKSSRIEAIKIQILSKLRLEQAPNISRDTIKQLLPKAPPLQELIDQYDVQRDDSSDGSLEDDDYHATTETIITMPTESDFLVQMEGKPKCCFFKFSSKIQYNKVVKAQLWIYLRQVQKPTTVFVQILRLIRPMKDGTRYTGIRSLKLDMNPGTGIWQSIDVKTVLQNWLKQPESNLGIEIKAFDENGRDLAVTFPGPGEDGLNPFLEVRVTDTPKRSRRDFGLDCDEHSTESRCCRYPLTVDFEAFGWDWIIAPKRYKANYCSGECEFVFLQKYPHTHLVHQANPRGSAGPCCTPTKMSPINMLYFNGKEQIIYGKIPAMVVDRCGCS; encoded by the exons ATGCAAAAGCTACAAATCTGTGTTTATATTTACCTGTTCATGCTGATTATACTTGGTCCAGTGGCTCTTAATGACAGTAGTCAGCCAAAAGAGAATGGAGAAAAAGATGAACTATGCATTGCATGTACATGGAGGCAAAATACAAAATCTTCCAGAATAGAAGCCATAAAAATTCAAATCCTCAGCAAACTTCGTCTGGAACAAGCTCCTAATATTAGCAGGGATactataaaacagcttttaccCAAAGCTCCTCCATTGCAAGAACTGATTGATCAGTATGACGTCCAGAGAGATGACAGCAGTGATGGTTCTTTGGAAGATGATGATTATCATGCTACAACTGAGACTATTATTACAATGCCTACAGAGT CTGATTTTCTTGTGCAAATGGAGGGGAAACCAAAATGTTGCTTCTTTAAGTTTAGCTCTAAAATACAATATAACAAAGTAGTAAAGGCCCAGTTGTGGATTTACTTGAGGCAAGTCCAGAAACCTACAACAGTATTCGTGCAGATCCTGAGACTCATCAGACCCATGAAAGACGGTACAAGATATACTGGAATTCGATCTTTGAAACTTGACATGAACCCAGGCACTGGTATTTGGCAGAGTATTGATGTGAAGACAGTGTTACAAAATTGGCTCAAACAACCTGAATCCAACTTAGGCATTGAAATCAAAGCTTTTGATGAGAATGGACGAGATCTTGCTGTAACTTTCCCAGGACCAGGTGAAGATGGACTG AATCCATTTTTAGAGGTCAGGGTTACAGACACACCAAAAAGATCCCGCAGGGATTTTGGCCTTGACTGTGATGAACACTCAACAGAATCCCGATGCTGTCGTTACCCACTGACTGTGGATTTTGAAGCTTTTGGATGGGACTGGATTATTGCACCCAAGAGATACAAAGCCAATTACTGCTCTGGAGAATGTGAATTTGTATTTTTACAGAAATATCCACACACTCATCTTGTCCACCAAGCAAACCCTAGAGGTTCAGCAGGCCCCTGCTGCACACCTACCAAGATGTCCCCAATAAATATGCTGTATTTCAATGGAAAGGAACAAATAATATATGGAAAGATACCAGCCATGGTAGTAGATCGTTGTGGGTGCTCATGA